Proteins encoded within one genomic window of Tidjanibacter massiliensis:
- a CDS encoding ferritin — translation MKFTKRLTDAFNEQIKAEMWSANLYSSMAIYFQSMGLAGCAHWMKKQAEEELEHANKLIEFGVTRGGEMKISSIDAVPGTWAEPKAVFEHVYKHECHVSELIDNLMDVAIAENDKATQEFLRWFVNEQVEEEENAQAILDKFNVFGVHGLYCVDHDLAKR, via the coding sequence ATGAAATTTACGAAAAGACTTACCGATGCGTTCAATGAACAGATAAAGGCGGAGATGTGGTCTGCGAACCTTTACTCGTCGATGGCAATCTATTTCCAGAGCATGGGGTTGGCCGGCTGCGCTCATTGGATGAAGAAACAGGCCGAAGAGGAGCTGGAGCATGCCAACAAACTCATCGAGTTCGGCGTTACGCGCGGCGGAGAGATGAAGATAAGCTCGATAGACGCCGTTCCCGGTACCTGGGCGGAACCCAAGGCCGTGTTCGAGCATGTGTACAAACACGAATGCCATGTTTCGGAACTTATCGATAATCTGATGGACGTGGCGATAGCCGAAAACGACAAGGCTACGCAGGAGTTCCTCCGGTGGTTCGTGAACGAACAGGTCGAGGAGGAGGAGAATGCACAGGCCATTCTCGACAAGTTCAATGTATTCGGCGTGCACGGTCTCTACTGTGTAGACCACGACCTTGCCAAAAGGTAG
- a CDS encoding FadR/GntR family transcriptional regulator — protein sequence MMMENPAIRKKSLAEELAARLQEQIAAGIFGIGEKLPPEPELMRIFGVSRSTVREAVRILSDMGLLRVRQGAGTFVVSRNAPDLMTQRLKRADIRELDEVRRILEAAIVEKAAERYTEQDAFRMKAYLSERKEAAETGRLEQCIDADVNFHATIAEATHNEILSGLYRATAIHLRDGFKRIYADTGYLLASQPSHDRLAAFILAHDTRNALKTIRIILEEP from the coding sequence ATGATGATGGAGAATCCGGCCATACGGAAAAAATCGCTGGCTGAAGAGTTGGCGGCACGACTCCAGGAACAGATTGCCGCAGGCATTTTCGGCATCGGAGAGAAACTTCCCCCCGAACCGGAACTGATGCGCATCTTCGGAGTCAGCCGTTCCACGGTACGCGAAGCCGTCCGGATACTCTCCGACATGGGGCTCCTCCGGGTACGTCAGGGAGCCGGGACATTCGTCGTAAGCCGGAACGCACCGGACCTCATGACGCAGCGCCTGAAACGGGCCGACATCCGGGAGCTGGACGAAGTACGGCGAATCCTCGAAGCGGCCATCGTCGAAAAGGCCGCTGAAAGGTATACGGAGCAGGATGCCTTCAGAATGAAGGCCTACCTGTCCGAACGGAAAGAGGCGGCCGAAACGGGCCGGCTAGAACAGTGCATAGACGCCGACGTGAACTTCCACGCGACTATAGCCGAAGCGACGCATAACGAAATTCTGAGCGGACTCTACCGGGCGACCGCAATCCATCTGCGGGACGGCTTCAAACGTATCTATGCGGATACGGGCTACCTGCTCGCATCGCAGCCCTCCCACGACCGGCTGGCCGCCTTCATCCTGGCACACGACACCCGAAACGCTCTGAAAACGATACGTATCATTCTGGAGGAACCGTAA
- a CDS encoding glycosyltransferase family protein — translation MDTSRLQSLNYRIVISDRLFTIDYANLGYHLTLPNGIDAGVPVWNYCGQRKALIISRLQKDKFMRLCAAIEFCATRNIPFEIAGMSENSSMTKRLKRRYTLRPDVFAPGAINTREFLKKNADRYLFVAGVGQVLLEAGAAGFPCLLASNKGAEYFTFLTRHNVRENYGRNLTLAHPAERHTNVRVSDIEFGQLDDYDISDAIRKNFSFSKCFEE, via the coding sequence ATGGATACATCGAGGCTCCAGAGTTTGAATTACAGAATAGTCATTTCTGACCGTCTGTTCACCATTGATTACGCAAATCTCGGATACCATCTGACTTTGCCCAACGGAATAGATGCCGGAGTGCCGGTGTGGAACTATTGCGGTCAGCGTAAGGCTCTTATCATAAGCCGACTGCAGAAAGACAAGTTCATGCGACTGTGTGCAGCCATCGAGTTCTGTGCCACCCGCAATATTCCTTTCGAGATTGCGGGGATGTCTGAGAACAGCTCCATGACCAAGAGACTGAAACGCCGATATACCCTGCGCCCCGACGTGTTTGCACCCGGAGCCATCAACACAAGGGAATTTCTGAAAAAGAATGCGGACAGATACCTTTTTGTTGCAGGAGTCGGGCAAGTTCTTCTCGAAGCCGGTGCTGCGGGCTTTCCATGTCTGCTCGCATCGAATAAAGGAGCCGAATATTTCACATTCCTGACCAGACACAATGTTCGGGAGAATTACGGCAGAAACCTGACGTTGGCCCATCCGGCAGAGCGGCATACCAATGTCCGGGTGTCGGACATCGAATTTGGCCAACTCGATGACTACGATATTTCCGATGCCATACGGAAGAATTTCTCCTTTTCCAAGTGTTTTGAGGAGTAA
- a CDS encoding sigma-54-dependent transcriptional regulator, with amino-acid sequence MNKILIIEDDAAYGLTISNWAKKNGYEPTHCMTMELAKKEILRQNFRIALTDLRLPDGDGIMLLAWIKDKRPDVQVIVMTSYAEIQSAVSAIKLGAFDYLEKPVNPRILKEKIEQAMQNAPLPSPRVSVSQKKQRDGDGDEDRDGNRVGNIVYGESPASKQLYDYIRIVAPTNMSVLIVGESGTGKEHAAHMIHEYSPRSAAPFIAVDCGSLSRELAPSELFGHLKGAFTSAVANKKGVFEVANGGTVFLDEVGNLPYDVQIQLLRALQERKIRPVGAANDITIDVRIIVATNENLEAAIAAGRFREDLYHRLDEFMLRMPPLRERHGDLPRYVEHFLENANQELNKNIKGFSRDAMAAMEHYAWKGNLRELRNVVRRAVLFASGDEVTLQNLPSSMLESIARSDTPVHV; translated from the coding sequence ATGAACAAGATACTTATTATAGAAGACGACGCCGCATACGGCCTGACCATATCGAACTGGGCAAAGAAAAACGGTTACGAACCCACGCACTGCATGACGATGGAGTTGGCCAAGAAAGAGATACTGCGGCAGAATTTCCGCATCGCCCTGACCGACCTGCGGCTCCCCGACGGCGACGGTATCATGCTGTTGGCCTGGATAAAGGACAAACGTCCCGACGTACAGGTCATCGTAATGACCAGCTATGCCGAAATACAGAGTGCCGTGTCGGCCATCAAGCTGGGTGCCTTCGACTATCTGGAGAAGCCCGTGAATCCGAGAATACTCAAGGAAAAAATCGAACAGGCCATGCAAAATGCACCGCTACCCTCGCCGCGGGTCTCCGTATCGCAGAAAAAACAGCGGGACGGGGACGGAGACGAAGACAGGGACGGAAACCGGGTCGGCAACATCGTCTACGGAGAGAGCCCGGCCTCAAAACAACTGTACGATTACATCCGGATTGTAGCCCCCACGAACATGTCGGTCCTCATCGTCGGCGAGAGCGGGACGGGCAAGGAACATGCCGCCCACATGATACACGAATACAGTCCGCGCAGTGCGGCCCCCTTCATCGCGGTAGACTGCGGCAGCCTTTCGCGGGAGCTTGCCCCCAGCGAACTGTTCGGCCACCTGAAAGGAGCATTCACATCGGCTGTCGCCAACAAGAAAGGGGTATTCGAAGTAGCGAACGGAGGTACCGTATTTCTCGATGAAGTAGGCAACCTTCCCTACGACGTACAGATACAGTTGCTGCGCGCCCTGCAGGAGCGTAAGATACGCCCGGTCGGCGCAGCCAACGACATCACTATCGACGTACGCATCATCGTTGCCACCAACGAAAATCTCGAAGCGGCCATTGCGGCCGGACGGTTTCGGGAAGACCTGTACCACCGACTCGATGAATTCATGCTGCGAATGCCTCCCCTGCGGGAACGGCACGGCGACCTGCCGCGATACGTGGAACATTTCCTGGAAAACGCCAACCAGGAACTGAATAAGAATATCAAAGGATTCAGCCGGGATGCGATGGCCGCCATGGAACATTATGCCTGGAAAGGAAACCTGCGGGAACTGCGGAATGTCGTCCGCCGTGCCGTACTCTTCGCCAGCGGAGACGAAGTGACGTTACAGAACCTCCCCTCCTCCATGCTGGAATCGATAGCCCGGAGCGACACTCCGGTCCATGTCTGA
- a CDS encoding cob(I)yrinic acid a,c-diamide adenosyltransferase, which yields MKIYTKGGDQGSTSLIGGERVPKYDVRVEAYGSIDELSAQTAMLRDMLNGEDVTQFDDDLIVISRLLMHTESLMALGHGSEDKVKDLNGADIGFLEKRIDEISAVLPPIERFTLPGGHIVVSQAHICRTVCRRAERQACRAAAQYPISSNALMFLNRLSDYFYVLGRRLAMLLGAEEILWEP from the coding sequence ATGAAAATATATACCAAAGGCGGCGACCAAGGGAGTACCTCCCTCATCGGCGGAGAACGCGTCCCGAAATACGACGTCCGGGTGGAGGCCTACGGTTCCATCGACGAACTCTCCGCCCAGACGGCCATGCTCCGGGACATGTTGAACGGTGAGGACGTTACACAGTTCGACGACGACCTGATTGTCATATCGAGACTGCTGATGCACACCGAATCGCTGATGGCCCTTGGGCATGGCAGCGAAGATAAGGTAAAAGACCTCAACGGCGCTGACATCGGATTTCTCGAAAAACGAATCGACGAAATCAGCGCCGTCCTGCCGCCGATAGAGCGGTTCACCCTGCCGGGCGGACACATCGTCGTATCGCAGGCCCACATCTGCCGTACCGTCTGCCGCAGGGCCGAACGCCAGGCCTGTCGCGCTGCCGCGCAGTACCCCATCTCTTCCAATGCGCTCATGTTCCTGAACAGACTGTCGGACTACTTTTACGTACTCGGACGAAGACTCGCCATGCTCCTCGGCGCAGAGGAAATCCTGTGGGAACCCTGA
- a CDS encoding C-GCAxxG-C-C family protein, whose translation MKAALIFKAGELYELGCNSSQAVCGALAGHYGLDQETAFRMASSFGDGTSRLRGTCGAADALVIMAGFEKDTSIPGDTGTREENYRMVRELVAEFKRRHGSVFCATLCGPAGKDRKRCRKLVESAVEIYADYLGWQ comes from the coding sequence ATGAAAGCGGCTCTGATTTTCAAGGCAGGAGAGCTCTATGAACTCGGTTGCAATTCGTCCCAAGCGGTTTGCGGAGCACTGGCTGGACACTACGGCCTCGACCAGGAAACCGCATTCAGAATGGCTTCCTCTTTCGGCGACGGCACCAGTCGTCTGAGAGGAACCTGCGGGGCAGCCGACGCCCTTGTGATAATGGCGGGATTCGAGAAAGATACCAGCATACCGGGCGATACCGGAACACGCGAAGAGAACTATCGTATGGTCAGGGAACTCGTGGCGGAATTCAAACGGCGCCACGGTTCGGTATTCTGTGCCACACTGTGCGGACCGGCCGGCAAAGACCGGAAACGCTGCCGGAAGCTCGTCGAAAGCGCAGTCGAAATCTACGCCGACTACCTCGGTTGGCAGTGA
- a CDS encoding DUF2795 domain-containing protein → MYWTLELASKLEDAPWPATKDELIDYAVRSGAPLEVIENLNEIEDEGDIYESIEDIWPDYPSKDDFFFNEEEY, encoded by the coding sequence ATGTATTGGACATTAGAACTCGCATCCAAATTGGAAGATGCGCCGTGGCCTGCCACAAAAGACGAATTGATAGATTACGCGGTCCGTTCCGGCGCTCCGCTTGAAGTCATAGAGAACCTGAACGAGATTGAGGACGAGGGCGACATCTACGAAAGCATCGAAGACATCTGGCCTGACTACCCCAGCAAAGACGACTTCTTCTTCAACGAGGAGGAATATTGA
- a CDS encoding BaiN/RdsA family NAD(P)/FAD-dependent oxidoreductase → MWTRGYLCVKLDGHMEYDLIIIGGGAAGLMAAGTAASAGAKVVLLEKMEKPARKVRITGKGRCNLTNIRPAEEFLAKIQANQEFFAPAYAEFDNRALVKFFERLGVRLSTEQGGRVFPKSGKAWDIAEALVEWCREAGVEIICHAAVCEILLLGNRVRGVNYKTKKGFLRRAEAPAVVLCTGGASYPATGSTGDGYALAHALGHTIEPIRPSLVPLETSMPDREFLYGLHLRNISAKLLLDGTAVAEEFGEMSFSPRGVEGAVVLRMSRTAVDALIEGHRVELSVDLKPALDEATLRERIGRETGELGPEAPMADLLRRLVPKELVMPIAKAVGGHPKRLLRQAAPEMAETLIRTLKDFRIPVSDYRPFEEAIVTAGGITVSEVNPATMESRLVRGLYFAGEVLDLDANTGGYNLQIAFSTGRLAGRLKHEE, encoded by the coding sequence TTGTGGACAAGAGGCTATCTTTGCGTAAAATTAGACGGACATATGGAATACGACCTCATCATAATCGGCGGCGGGGCTGCCGGACTCATGGCGGCAGGTACCGCCGCCTCGGCCGGAGCGAAAGTAGTCCTGCTGGAAAAAATGGAGAAACCCGCACGCAAAGTACGCATCACGGGCAAGGGACGCTGCAACCTGACGAATATCAGACCCGCCGAAGAGTTCCTCGCAAAGATACAGGCCAACCAGGAGTTCTTCGCCCCTGCCTATGCGGAGTTCGACAACAGGGCACTCGTAAAATTCTTCGAGAGGCTCGGGGTACGGCTCTCCACCGAACAGGGCGGACGCGTATTCCCCAAAAGCGGCAAGGCATGGGATATCGCCGAAGCACTCGTGGAGTGGTGTCGGGAGGCGGGCGTGGAGATAATCTGTCATGCGGCCGTCTGCGAGATACTGCTGCTCGGCAACCGGGTGCGCGGCGTCAATTACAAGACGAAAAAGGGATTCCTCCGACGGGCGGAAGCCCCGGCCGTCGTTCTCTGTACGGGAGGCGCCTCCTACCCGGCCACAGGTTCCACGGGTGACGGATACGCTCTGGCCCATGCCCTCGGGCATACCATCGAACCCATCCGGCCATCGCTCGTCCCGCTGGAGACCTCCATGCCCGACCGGGAGTTTCTGTACGGACTACATCTGCGGAACATATCCGCCAAACTTCTTCTGGACGGAACGGCCGTCGCAGAGGAGTTCGGGGAGATGTCCTTTTCGCCGCGCGGCGTAGAGGGGGCCGTCGTACTGCGCATGAGCCGGACAGCCGTAGATGCCCTGATAGAGGGGCACCGGGTAGAGCTGTCTGTCGACCTCAAACCGGCGCTGGACGAGGCCACCCTGCGTGAACGTATCGGACGGGAGACCGGCGAGCTCGGTCCGGAAGCCCCGATGGCCGACCTGCTGCGCCGGCTCGTCCCGAAAGAACTGGTGATGCCGATAGCCAAAGCCGTCGGCGGACATCCGAAACGGCTCCTTCGGCAGGCCGCTCCGGAGATGGCGGAAACATTGATAAGGACACTGAAGGATTTCCGCATTCCTGTCAGCGACTACCGCCCGTTCGAAGAGGCCATAGTTACCGCAGGTGGCATAACGGTCAGTGAAGTCAATCCCGCCACGATGGAGTCGAGGCTGGTACGGGGATTGTATTTCGCAGGGGAAGTGCTCGACCTCGACGCCAACACCGGCGGTTACAACCTCCAGATAGCCTTCTCCACAGGCCGTCTGGCCGGCCGGCTTAAACACGAGGAATAG
- a CDS encoding helix-turn-helix domain-containing protein: protein MPIGTEPTYLAEGMVGLCTGGSAVIELFDYSSRVYCDDMVVILPLQFASLHDRSADFSMRFFKVDRVLFMDIMSGVCRMTPDFYFYMRKHFCFHFTENEVRRYNLWCDSLNFRMEHKKPAYRRETSIHLLRSFFWDLYVDYRENPQVHKLYNFTHKEQIIFNFSMLIAEYYKTAREVSFYADKLCITPKYLTLIATQVTGRSARQCIADFVIIEMKALLRNANVDIKELVKELGFRNQSALSRYFRRQTGMSPSEYRDSIYLTTASGDQPA, encoded by the coding sequence TTGCCCATAGGTACTGAACCGACCTATCTGGCCGAGGGGATGGTCGGACTCTGCACCGGCGGAAGTGCCGTCATCGAACTGTTCGACTATTCGAGTCGGGTGTACTGCGACGACATGGTCGTGATACTGCCCCTGCAGTTCGCGTCGCTGCACGACAGGAGCGCCGATTTTTCCATGCGGTTTTTCAAGGTGGACCGGGTGCTTTTCATGGATATCATGAGCGGTGTATGCCGGATGACGCCCGATTTCTACTTCTATATGCGGAAACATTTCTGTTTCCATTTTACGGAAAACGAAGTGCGGCGTTATAATTTATGGTGCGATTCGCTGAACTTCAGGATGGAGCATAAGAAGCCCGCATACAGACGGGAAACCTCCATCCATCTGCTGCGCTCCTTCTTCTGGGATTTGTATGTCGATTACCGGGAGAATCCACAGGTGCACAAACTGTATAATTTCACCCATAAGGAGCAGATTATCTTCAACTTCTCGATGCTTATCGCCGAGTATTACAAGACGGCCCGCGAAGTTTCGTTCTATGCCGACAAGCTGTGCATAACGCCCAAGTACCTGACCTTGATAGCGACGCAGGTGACGGGACGTTCGGCGCGGCAGTGCATCGCCGATTTCGTCATCATCGAGATGAAGGCCCTGCTCCGTAACGCCAATGTCGATATCAAAGAGCTGGTCAAGGAGCTCGGCTTCCGGAACCAGTCGGCACTCAGCCGTTATTTTCGCCGCCAGACCGGCATGTCGCCTTCGGAATACAGAGATTCGATATATCTGACTACGGCTTCCGGCGACCAGCCCGCATAG
- a CDS encoding methylated-DNA--[protein]-cysteine S-methyltransferase, translated as MHYTCRYQSPLGGIMIAADSEGLTGLWFDGQKYFAATLSPACESRPLPLFEETRRWLDLYFSGKNPGYLPPLHLTGTPFRMAVWEILCSIPYGQTVTYGEIARKVARQNGKTALSAQAVGNAVGHNPVSIIVPCHRVIGSNGSLTGYAGGIARKTALLTLEQADLTGTFVPRKGTAL; from the coding sequence GTGCACTATACCTGCCGCTATCAATCACCGCTGGGAGGCATCATGATTGCCGCCGACAGCGAAGGGCTGACCGGTCTTTGGTTCGACGGACAGAAATATTTTGCCGCTACGCTCTCCCCTGCCTGCGAATCCCGGCCTCTGCCGCTTTTTGAAGAGACGAGGAGGTGGCTCGACCTCTATTTCAGCGGGAAGAATCCCGGATACCTGCCGCCGCTCCACCTCACAGGGACGCCTTTCCGCATGGCCGTATGGGAAATCCTGTGCAGTATCCCGTACGGACAGACCGTTACGTACGGTGAAATCGCCCGGAAGGTCGCACGGCAAAACGGAAAGACCGCCCTGTCGGCGCAAGCCGTAGGCAACGCGGTGGGGCACAATCCGGTCAGCATCATCGTACCCTGCCACCGGGTCATAGGCAGCAACGGCAGCCTGACGGGTTATGCAGGCGGTATTGCACGGAAAACGGCGCTTCTTACACTCGAACAGGCGGATTTGACCGGAACCTTCGTTCCCCGCAAAGGTACTGCCCTGTAA
- a CDS encoding MFS transporter: MNPATRHLSAPACAPTGSATVYPILFMVSTAHLLNDMMQSVIPAVYPLLKDNFGFTFTQIGIITLVFQMTSSLLQPLMGRYADLHPRPYSLAVGMCFTLTGLLTLATAHGFLSILLAVALIGWGSSVFHPESSRVAQLASGGRKGLAQSIFQVGGNAGSAMGPLLAALIVIPFGQTSIGWFALAALLAILLLKRIGDWYKGELAAAPYRTAATASRPYELPKRKVRTAMVILTVLVFSKYFYIACMTNYFTFFLMDKFAVSVQDAQYCLFGFLAASAAGTVIGGPLGDRFGRKYVIWGSILGAAPFALLLPYANLSGTIALAVIIGFVISSAFSAILVYATDLMPGKVGLVSGIFFGLMFGLGGIGSAFFGWLADRTNIEFIFRVSTLLPLLGVITGFLPNIEKRRKP; encoded by the coding sequence ATGAATCCCGCAACCAGACATCTTTCCGCTCCGGCATGTGCACCGACAGGGAGCGCTACCGTGTACCCGATACTCTTCATGGTCAGCACCGCACACCTGCTCAACGACATGATGCAATCGGTAATACCGGCTGTCTACCCTCTCCTCAAAGATAATTTCGGCTTCACCTTCACCCAGATAGGCATCATCACGCTGGTGTTTCAGATGACCTCCTCGCTCCTGCAGCCCCTCATGGGACGTTACGCCGACCTGCACCCGAGACCCTACTCGCTGGCTGTGGGGATGTGCTTCACCCTCACCGGACTGCTCACGCTCGCAACGGCACACGGCTTTCTCTCCATCCTGCTCGCCGTCGCGCTTATCGGTTGGGGTTCGTCGGTCTTCCATCCCGAATCGTCGCGCGTCGCCCAACTCGCCTCGGGCGGGCGGAAAGGGTTGGCCCAATCCATCTTTCAGGTCGGCGGCAATGCGGGGAGCGCCATGGGACCGCTGTTGGCCGCACTCATCGTCATTCCCTTCGGGCAAACCTCCATCGGATGGTTCGCCCTCGCCGCTTTGCTCGCCATTCTGCTGCTGAAACGCATCGGCGACTGGTACAAGGGAGAACTCGCGGCCGCACCGTACCGTACGGCGGCTACGGCATCCCGGCCATACGAACTGCCCAAACGGAAAGTACGCACCGCCATGGTCATCCTGACGGTACTCGTATTCTCCAAATACTTCTATATTGCCTGCATGACGAACTACTTCACCTTCTTTCTCATGGACAAGTTCGCCGTTTCGGTACAGGATGCACAATACTGCCTGTTCGGGTTCCTCGCCGCATCGGCGGCAGGCACGGTCATCGGCGGCCCGCTGGGCGACCGTTTCGGAAGAAAGTATGTGATATGGGGCTCCATTCTGGGAGCAGCCCCCTTCGCCCTGCTGCTGCCCTATGCCAATCTGTCCGGGACAATCGCGCTTGCGGTCATCATCGGGTTCGTCATCTCATCGGCTTTCTCGGCCATCCTCGTCTATGCGACCGACCTGATGCCCGGCAAGGTAGGACTGGTGTCCGGCATCTTCTTCGGACTCATGTTCGGACTGGGCGGCATCGGTTCCGCCTTCTTCGGGTGGCTCGCCGACCGGACGAATATCGAATTCATCTTCCGCGTCAGTACCCTGCTGCCGTTGCTCGGCGTCATCACCGGCTTCCTGCCGAACATCGAAAAGAGACGCAAACCATGA